One window from the genome of Nocardioides panaciterrulae encodes:
- a CDS encoding glutamate synthase subunit beta, with product MADPKGFLKSGRKVAERRPVQERVHDWNEVYPGSAGRALLPIITEQAGRCMDCGIPFCHQGCPLGNIIPEWNDLVWRDDWEGAIERLHATNNFPEFTGRLCPAPCETACVLGINQDPVTIKNVEVSIIDKAWESGFVRPQPPEWLSGRTVAVVGSGPAGLAAAQQLTRAGHTVAVYERADKIGGLLRYGIPEFKMEKQHLDRRLDQMRREGTVFRAGVDVGADLAGRDLKDRYDAVVLAIGATEARDLPIAGRELSGIHQAMEFLPQANRSSLGEDVPLPEGQQQITAEGKHVVIIGGGDTGADCLGTSTRQGALSVTQLEIMPEPPVERPAGQPWPTYPMVFRVSSAHEEADETEVGSRVYAVSTKEFLGDEDGAVRALRLVDVKFEDGKLVEIEGTEREIPAQLVLFAMGFTGPQRSGLVEQLGVDLDERGNVARDASYMTSVPGVFVAGDAGRGQSLIVWAIAEGRSAAASVDRHLAGSTTLPAPILPTERPLVV from the coding sequence ATGGCTGACCCGAAGGGATTCCTCAAGAGCGGCCGGAAGGTCGCCGAGCGGCGGCCGGTCCAGGAGCGGGTCCACGACTGGAACGAGGTCTACCCCGGGTCCGCCGGCCGGGCGCTGCTGCCCATCATCACCGAGCAGGCCGGGCGCTGCATGGACTGCGGCATCCCGTTCTGCCACCAGGGCTGTCCACTGGGCAACATCATCCCCGAGTGGAACGACCTGGTGTGGCGTGACGACTGGGAGGGCGCGATCGAGCGCCTGCACGCGACCAACAACTTCCCGGAGTTCACCGGTCGCCTCTGCCCGGCGCCCTGCGAGACCGCCTGCGTGCTCGGCATCAACCAGGACCCGGTGACGATCAAGAACGTCGAGGTCTCGATCATCGACAAGGCGTGGGAGTCCGGGTTCGTCCGGCCCCAGCCGCCGGAGTGGCTCTCGGGCCGCACCGTCGCGGTGGTGGGCTCCGGCCCGGCGGGCCTCGCGGCCGCCCAGCAGTTGACCCGCGCCGGCCACACCGTCGCGGTCTACGAGCGCGCCGACAAGATCGGCGGGCTGCTGCGCTACGGCATCCCCGAGTTCAAGATGGAGAAGCAGCACCTCGACCGGCGCCTGGACCAGATGCGGCGCGAGGGCACGGTGTTCCGGGCCGGCGTCGACGTGGGCGCGGACCTCGCCGGCCGGGACCTCAAGGACCGCTACGACGCGGTCGTGCTGGCCATCGGGGCCACCGAGGCCCGCGACCTGCCGATCGCCGGGCGCGAGCTCTCCGGCATCCACCAGGCCATGGAGTTCCTGCCGCAGGCCAACCGCAGCTCGCTCGGCGAGGACGTGCCGCTGCCCGAGGGCCAGCAGCAGATCACCGCCGAGGGCAAGCACGTCGTGATCATCGGCGGCGGCGACACCGGCGCGGACTGCCTGGGCACCTCCACCCGCCAGGGCGCGCTGTCGGTCACGCAGCTGGAGATCATGCCCGAGCCGCCGGTCGAGCGGCCGGCGGGCCAGCCGTGGCCCACCTATCCGATGGTCTTCCGGGTCTCCTCCGCGCACGAGGAGGCCGACGAGACCGAGGTCGGGAGTCGGGTCTACGCCGTCTCGACCAAGGAGTTCCTCGGCGACGAGGACGGTGCCGTGCGGGCGCTGCGCCTGGTCGACGTGAAGTTCGAGGACGGCAAGCTGGTCGAGATCGAGGGCACCGAGCGGGAGATCCCGGCTCAGCTGGTCCTCTTCGCGATGGGCTTCACCGGCCCGCAGCGGTCCGGCCTGGTCGAGCAGCTCGGGGTCGATCTCGACGAGCGCGGCAACGTCGCGCGCGACGCGTCGTACATGACCTCGGTGCCGGGCGTCTTCGTCGCCGGTGACGCCGGTCGCGGCCAGTCGCTGATCGTCTGGGCGATCGCCGAGGGCCGCTCCGCAGCCGCGTCGGTGGACCGCCACCTCGCCGGCTCCACGACGCTGCCCGCGCCGATCCTGCCGACCGAGCGTCCCCTGGTCGTGTGA
- the pyk gene encoding pyruvate kinase has product MRRAKIICTLGPATSSARRIRELVYAGMDVARLNMSHGSHADHAESYRLVRQASDASGHGVGIFADLQGPKIRLSTFADGPVTLRRGQEWTITTRDVPGDDKVAGTTYAGLPGDVQAGDPILIDDGKVRLRVTAVEDTDVHCEVQVGGKVSNHKGINLPGVAVSVPALSEKDIEDLRFALHLTVDFIALSFVRDAKDADDVRKIMDEEGVHLPVIAKIEKPQAIENLDEVMAAFDGFMVARGDLGVECPLEDVPFLQKQVIEKARLNAKPVIVATQMLESMISNPAPTRAEASDVANAVLDGADAVMLSGETSVGEYPVHTVETMARIITATETHAVDGDHLGQVAEIDWDPHTRGGVIAKAAEEVAERVGAKYVVAFTQSGDSARRMSRLRGPIPILAFTPENVVRSQLALSWGVETFRTEPVNHTDEMVRQVDEQLLRIGRVEVGDLVVLIAGSPPGIPGSTNALRIHRMGDAINEVAPAYRRD; this is encoded by the coding sequence GTGCGTAGAGCCAAGATCATCTGCACCCTCGGCCCGGCAACCTCATCCGCACGGCGCATCCGTGAGCTGGTGTACGCCGGCATGGACGTCGCCCGGCTGAACATGAGCCACGGCAGCCATGCCGATCACGCCGAGTCCTACCGGCTGGTCCGGCAGGCCTCGGACGCGAGCGGGCACGGCGTGGGGATCTTCGCCGACCTGCAGGGTCCGAAGATCCGCCTGTCGACGTTCGCGGACGGCCCGGTGACCCTGCGTCGCGGCCAGGAGTGGACGATCACCACCCGCGACGTCCCCGGGGACGACAAGGTGGCGGGCACGACGTACGCCGGGCTGCCGGGCGACGTGCAGGCCGGCGACCCGATCCTCATCGACGACGGCAAGGTGCGACTGCGGGTGACCGCGGTGGAGGACACCGACGTGCACTGCGAGGTGCAGGTCGGCGGCAAGGTCTCCAACCACAAGGGCATCAACCTGCCCGGCGTGGCGGTGTCGGTGCCGGCGCTGTCGGAGAAGGACATCGAGGACCTGCGCTTCGCGCTGCACCTGACGGTCGACTTCATCGCGCTGAGCTTCGTGCGCGACGCCAAGGACGCCGACGACGTGCGGAAGATCATGGACGAGGAGGGCGTGCACCTCCCGGTGATCGCCAAGATCGAGAAGCCGCAGGCGATCGAGAACCTCGACGAGGTGATGGCCGCGTTCGACGGCTTCATGGTCGCCCGCGGGGACCTGGGCGTGGAGTGTCCGCTCGAGGACGTGCCGTTCCTCCAGAAGCAGGTCATCGAGAAGGCCCGGCTGAACGCCAAGCCGGTCATCGTGGCCACCCAGATGCTGGAGTCGATGATCTCGAACCCGGCCCCGACGCGCGCCGAGGCCTCCGACGTGGCCAACGCGGTGCTCGACGGCGCGGACGCGGTGATGCTCTCGGGCGAGACCAGCGTGGGGGAGTACCCCGTCCACACGGTCGAGACCATGGCCCGGATCATCACCGCCACCGAGACGCATGCGGTGGACGGCGACCACCTCGGTCAGGTGGCCGAGATCGACTGGGACCCGCACACCCGCGGCGGCGTGATCGCCAAGGCCGCCGAGGAGGTCGCCGAGCGGGTGGGCGCGAAGTACGTCGTGGCCTTCACCCAGAGCGGTGACTCCGCGCGCCGGATGTCCCGGCTGCGTGGTCCGATCCCGATCCTCGCGTTCACCCCGGAGAACGTGGTGCGCTCGCAGCTCGCTCTGAGCTGGGGCGTGGAGACGTTCCGCACCGAGCCGGTCAACCACACCGACGAGATGGTCCGCCAGGTCGACGAGCAGCTGCTGCGCATCGGCCGCGTCGAGGTCGGTGACCTCGTGGTGCTCATCGCCGGCAGCCCGCCCGGCATCCCCGGCTCCACCAACGCGCTGCGTATCCACCGGATGGGCGACGCGATCAACGAGGTCGCGCCCGCCTACCGGCGGGACTGA
- a CDS encoding response regulator, whose protein sequence is MTDPTAAPTRTVVIAEDEALIRMDLAEMLTEEGYDVVGQAGDGARAVELAEELRPDLVILDVKMPVLDGIAAAERIAGQRIAPVVILTAFSQRDLVDRAREAGAMAYLVKPFSKSDLVPAIEMAVSRFSELAVLEQEVADLHDRLETRKAVDRAKSILQKQLELSEPEAFRWIQKTAMDLRLSMRQVAEGVVTHGPGLAG, encoded by the coding sequence GTGACCGATCCCACCGCCGCGCCCACGCGCACCGTCGTCATCGCCGAGGACGAGGCCCTGATCCGGATGGACCTCGCCGAGATGCTGACCGAGGAGGGCTACGACGTGGTGGGCCAGGCCGGCGACGGCGCCAGGGCCGTCGAGCTCGCCGAGGAGCTCCGGCCGGACCTGGTCATCCTGGACGTGAAGATGCCGGTCCTCGACGGGATCGCCGCGGCGGAGCGGATCGCGGGCCAACGGATCGCCCCCGTGGTGATCCTGACCGCGTTCTCCCAGCGCGACCTGGTCGACCGGGCGCGCGAGGCGGGGGCGATGGCCTACCTGGTCAAGCCGTTCTCCAAGAGCGACCTGGTGCCGGCGATCGAGATGGCCGTGAGCCGGTTCTCCGAGCTCGCCGTCCTCGAGCAGGAGGTGGCCGACCTGCACGACCGCCTCGAGACCCGCAAGGCCGTCGACCGGGCCAAGAGCATCCTGCAGAAGCAGCTGGAGCTCTCCGAGCCCGAGGCGTTCCGCTGGATCCAGAAGACCGCCATGGACCTGCGGCTGTCGATGCGGCAGGTGGCCGAGGGCGTGGTGACCCACGGTCCCGGGCTCGCCGGTTGA